In the Tamandua tetradactyla isolate mTamTet1 chromosome 8, mTamTet1.pri, whole genome shotgun sequence genome, GTCAAAGAAAATGGCTCTAAGTAAAAGCAGATTGGTAAAACAATAAGGCAGTGTAAATAAAGACTATTCAGTATTAAAGGCTGGACAAGTAGCCAAAAAACTGTTTAAAGGCAAACAAACTGCAAACACAGAGAATTAGCTTGAGCAAGATTATAGTAGACAAACCCTAACAAGTACCAGGAGTAACTTTATGACCCTTATTATGTCTCAGCCTAGGGTAGGAGAGGAAACGGTTAAAGGTGTCAAACAAGTTTGGAAGGTCTTTGTACCCttgattatatataaatttatatatttatttatatataaatatatatataactgccacaggtatgtgtgtgtgtgtggggtctATCTTCCAGATACTTTCCTAAATGCCCCCTTTACATCCTTGTTCCTCAGGCTGTAAATGAATGGGTTCATCACGGATGTTATGACTGAATAAAACACAGAGATCACCTTatcactttcattcattttcctggAGTTTGGTTTCATGTAGGTGAATATTGTTGAGCCATAGTAGAGGACAACAACAGTGAGGTGGGAGCCACAGGTAGAGAAGACCTTGAGTCTCCCCTCCCCTGACTGCATCCGGATCACAGTGGAGATGATGTTCCAGTAGGAGACCAGGATGAGTGAGACAGGAGCCAGGAGGATGACCACACCCATTGCAAAGAGGGCCATCTCAGCACTGTGGGTCTCTGCTGAAGCCAGTTTCAACAGGGCGGGAGGTTCACAAAAGTAGTGATTAATTAGATTCTTTCCTTGGTATGGGAGACATAACGTAAACGTGGTGTCCACTACAGACACAAATGCACCACTGGCCCAGGACCCAATGGCCAGCTGGACACATACCGAATGTGTCATGATGGTGGAGTAGTGTAGGGGCTTGCAGACAGCCACATACCGGTCATAGGACATCACCGCCAGCAGTGAACTCTCTGTACACCCTgctaggaggaaaaaaatcatctGAATTGAGCACCCAGCAAAGGAAATGGTCTTTCTCATCACTAGTAAGTGGGCTAGCAACTGGGGGACAATGCTCGTAGAGAAACAGAGATCAGCAATGGACAGGTTTTTCAGGAAAAAGTACATTGGTGTGTGAAGTCGGGAGTCAACCTGGATTAGGACCATGATGAGTAGATTCCCAAATACAGTCAGTAGGTAGATGATGAGAAATACCACAAACAGCAGTATCTGGGACTGCTGATCCGAGGAGAAACCCAGCAGAATGAATTCAGTCAGATGTGTTTGGTTTTCTTTGCCCATTGGTGCATATTTCTGTCTACATGTCAGCATTAACAGAGCAATTAAATGCTGCCTATAATCGAGCCCCAAATCCTAAAAGTGAAGGTTTCAATGGAAAaacaaatgtatttaatttttaaaagtcttgcaAACATTTAagacacttgatttttttttttagcatttccatCCCTATATTCCTACTGAAGCCATCTGATTGGCAGGCACAACATCAGAGTTATACTTGCCTAATGGTACTTGCTGTCAGAGCACTATCAGTCACAGAGCCATTGTTCAGTGTGTGGATACTGTCTTCATGGAAAGTTACATTATGTCAACAAAATAAAAGGTTAACATATTATATAGATTTTAAAGACACATAGATAGTTCCCCCTTTCTTAGAAAGCTcagactttttttattttcctagtttACTTTTCAGTCAACAGATTTTAGGGAATTTTAAGACCATTTCAAACGTGTTACATAATCCACAATCTTAGTCCTTTCCTGAGTTCTTCACTAGATCGGAAAGTTAAGGCTTGTTGGGGATGCTCAAGAATAAGGCATGATGTGACCTCATCACCATGGAGTCAAGAGGGTAAGGAAGAGACCAGACTCAGGTGGCATCACACACTATGGTAGGAGGGGCAGTGCATGGAGAATTAATGCAATAGCAGTGTGGATAATTACAATGTCCAGTCAGCTGAATGTGTACATCAGTGAGAAAACAGGCATTGGTCCGATGTATGAAGCCAGGCAGGAAGCAGTATTCAAAGGCTCTACATTGCTATAAATCGGCAACAAGCAAGGTTTAAGATGGCTGGGTCCAAGCTAATGGGGAAGTAGATTAGAAAGAGTTAGGTTGGGTAGCAGCACCACAGACAAATGTCTTAGACTCAGAGATGGAATCTGATATCATTTGGAAGATTTGGAGTACTAGTCTTAGAACTGCCAGTTAGAATGAAGGAATAGAATCAGGGCAGTAACTCAACTGTCCTGGAAGGGACATCTTGGGACAGAGGGAAGCCAAAGACTGCAGACATGTAAGGGTTTCTTCTCACACGTAAGATCCTTTATCTAACTGCAGCGTAGGAGAAATGGTGGCAGAGCAGTTGTGGATGGACCACTGGTTCATGAAATGTCAAGTGTGATTTGATTTCAAAACTGCTGGGTGAGAATGAGGTTGTACACATTTTCATCCAGAGGAGATCAAGAACTGGGTCCAGCTTGAGCCTACAGAAGGGTCCATTAGCTTTGGGGGACAGGAAGCCACAGCCAGGGAACACTTTGAGGATGGAAATCAAATGGAAATATCACTACTTTAGCTCTAGTGTGATGTGAATACAGGAGGATCTGTGAAAAAGTCTTTTGTCATCAACAGCCCAAGTAAGTCAGTGCTTTTGAAACTGTGGGTTATAACGCATTACTCTGTAATGAAAGATTTAGGGTGTtgccacttttatttttaaaaatcagaaaataaaatatcatctcttgtaacaataaaaatattgtttcaagaaaatatttgtttcaattatgtgtaagtgtgtgtgtatgtatttgtgtgtgtatgtttgtatgtgtgtactGAATTACAGTGTAAACTGTATTTCTTATTGAGGGCCATTatcaaaaacttgaaaaggaTTCAGATACAAgtaaaaagtttttaatgttcAAGTACATCAATCAAATAATTCATTATTGACCCTGATTTCCaatcattttaaatgcatttttcacTGCTACATTATAGCAATTAAGTGCAATGATCTGTGCATATTgcatatgtataattttaaaagttttgatgaatatacaataatGGACTTTTTaaaggtatttattaagttatacatttttttttgtctaaagCCTATCTTTCT is a window encoding:
- the LOC143643628 gene encoding olfactory receptor 2D3-like — translated: MGKENQTHLTEFILLGFSSDQQSQILLFVVFLIIYLLTVFGNLLIMVLIQVDSRLHTPMYFFLKNLSIADLCFSTSIVPQLLAHLLVMRKTISFAGCSIQMIFFLLAGCTESSLLAVMSYDRYVAVCKPLHYSTIMTHSVCVQLAIGSWASGAFVSVVDTTFTLCLPYQGKNLINHYFCEPPALLKLASAETHSAEMALFAMGVVILLAPVSLILVSYWNIISTVIRMQSGEGRLKVFSTCGSHLTVVVLYYGSTIFTYMKPNSRKMNESDKVISVFYSVITSVMNPFIYSLRNKDVKGAFRKVSGR